One genomic window of Caminibacter pacificus includes the following:
- the rplA gene encoding 50S ribosomal protein L1, with the protein MAKKHGKRYLELLKKIDKDVYSLKEAVEKVKELKSAKFDETVELALRLGVDPRHADQMIRGSVVLPHGTGKEVKVAVLAKGEKADEAKAAGADIVGEDEVLEMIQNGNLDFDILIATPDMMGKLGRFGKILGPKGLMPNPKTGTVTMDVAQAVKNAKAGQVNFRVDKKGNMHVGIGKASFSAEQLLENAIAFVEKINKMKPASAKGRYIQNAALSLTMSPSVKLDVNELAEYK; encoded by the coding sequence ATGGCAAAAAAACATGGTAAAAGATATTTAGAACTGCTAAAAAAAATCGATAAAGATGTATATTCATTAAAAGAAGCAGTTGAAAAAGTAAAAGAATTAAAATCTGCAAAATTTGATGAAACAGTAGAATTAGCTTTAAGACTTGGAGTTGACCCAAGACATGCCGACCAAATGATTAGAGGTAGCGTAGTACTTCCGCACGGTACTGGTAAAGAAGTTAAAGTAGCAGTACTAGCAAAAGGTGAAAAAGCAGACGAAGCAAAAGCTGCTGGTGCTGATATCGTAGGTGAAGATGAAGTACTTGAAATGATTCAAAACGGAAATCTTGATTTCGATATTTTAATCGCTACTCCTGATATGATGGGTAAACTTGGTAGATTCGGTAAAATTTTAGGACCAAAAGGTCTTATGCCAAACCCTAAAACAGGTACTGTAACTATGGATGTTGCTCAAGCTGTTAAAAATGCTAAAGCTGGGCAAGTTAATTTCAGAGTTGATAAAAAAGGTAATATGCACGTTGGAATTGGAAAAGCAAGTTTCAGTGCTGAACAATTACTTGAAAATGCAATTGCTTTCGTAGAAAAAATTAATAAAATGAAACCGGCAAGTGCAAAAGGTAGATATATTCAAAATGCTGCACTAAGCCTAACAATGAGCCCAAGCGTAAAACTTGACGTTAACGAATTAGCTGAATACAAATAG
- the rplK gene encoding 50S ribosomal protein L11 — MAKKVVEVLKLQIPAGKANPSPPVGPALGQRGINIMEFCKAFNEKTKDMMGFTIPVEITVYNDRSFTFITKQPPATDLLKKAAGIQKGSSNPLKEKVGKITTAQLREIAEKKLPDLNTDDVEVAMKILAGSARSMGIVIED, encoded by the coding sequence ATGGCAAAAAAAGTAGTAGAAGTATTAAAACTTCAAATCCCAGCTGGTAAAGCGAACCCATCACCTCCTGTCGGTCCAGCACTTGGACAAAGAGGTATTAACATTATGGAATTCTGTAAAGCTTTCAACGAAAAAACTAAAGATATGATGGGCTTTACAATTCCTGTTGAAATTACTGTTTATAACGATAGAAGTTTTACTTTTATCACAAAACAACCACCGGCAACTGACTTATTAAAAAAAGCTGCTGGTATTCAAAAAGGTAGTTCAAATCCTCTAAAAGAGAAAGTTGGAAAAATTACAACTGCTCAACTTAGAGAAATTGCTGAGAAAAAACTACCTGACTTAAATACAGATGATGTAGAAGTAGCAATGAAAATTCTTGCAGGAAGTGCAAGAAGTATGGGTATTGTAATAGAAGACTAA
- the nusG gene encoding transcription termination/antitermination protein NusG has product MDNNKNMQWYALQVYSGSELTVKKAIENLKQELNLHDKIGEVVVPTEEVIEVKNGKKKIFERSIYPGYVFLEADLDTALWHKIQSLPKVGRFIGESKKPTPLKKEDIEKILEKAKQKSAPKPKVSFEEGEVVRIIEGPFANFTGEVEDFDYEKGMLKLNVTIFGRSTPVEIHYTKVEKIV; this is encoded by the coding sequence ATGGATAATAATAAAAATATGCAATGGTACGCTCTACAAGTTTATTCAGGTAGTGAACTAACTGTAAAAAAAGCTATTGAGAACTTAAAACAAGAATTGAATTTGCATGATAAAATCGGCGAAGTAGTAGTGCCTACCGAAGAAGTTATCGAAGTAAAAAACGGTAAAAAGAAAATTTTTGAGAGAAGTATTTATCCAGGATATGTATTTTTAGAAGCGGATTTAGATACTGCGTTGTGGCATAAAATCCAATCTCTTCCAAAAGTTGGTAGATTCATTGGTGAATCTAAGAAGCCAACTCCTCTAAAAAAAGAAGATATTGAAAAAATATTGGAAAAAGCAAAACAAAAATCTGCGCCTAAACCTAAAGTTAGCTTTGAAGAGGGCGAAGTGGTAAGAATTATCGAAGGTCCTTTTGCTAACTTTACAGGTGAAGTTGAAGATTTTGATTATGAAAAAGGTATGCTAAAACTAAACGTTACGATTTTCGGTAGAAGCACACCTGTAGAAATTCATTACACAAAAGTAGAAAAAATAGTATAA